One Phocaeicola dorei genomic region harbors:
- a CDS encoding DUF3868 domain-containing protein, which translates to MKLICYILLILLIPTIPVGAQTLSGGQVQVSNQSILISDNGQVMIGMDITLPTAMELSSNCVATLTPVLKTQDNSYNRILPAIWVYGRIRSIVQQRERSIPSDAYTILRRKNGTEQTVNYSARIPYEKWMNGAELELLADVRGCANCQKEESSAFVTRANLERYVVKPAVAFVSPAVEAVKNRAEEGRAYLDFPVNQTRIYPDYRRNPSELAAIKRTVDVVKNDANTTVTEIDIVGYASPEGRYAANARLAQGRAEALKNYVMSEYGFKADLFKVNSVPEDWAGLREYVTKNALPLKDEILSIIDKNENDYDVKEGCIKALDGGKVYATLLQDCYPALRHSDYTVRYVVRGFNVEEAKQIIRTRPQQLSLQEMFLVAQTYEKGSNEFNEVFDVAVRMFPDDPTANINAAAIELQRGDLQQSVRYLDKADAQASATLNNRGVLKLLQGDLDSAESYFKQAQAKGSVEAGANLEEMVNKRKDDAIFGK; encoded by the coding sequence ATGAAACTTATATGTTATATACTTCTTATATTATTGATTCCGACTATTCCGGTAGGTGCACAGACATTATCAGGTGGTCAGGTACAAGTCAGCAACCAGTCAATCCTGATTAGTGATAATGGACAGGTGATGATAGGAATGGATATCACGTTGCCGACTGCAATGGAGCTTTCTTCCAACTGTGTGGCAACTCTGACTCCGGTTTTGAAGACACAGGATAACAGTTATAACAGGATTTTGCCTGCTATTTGGGTATATGGGCGTATCCGTTCCATCGTGCAACAGCGTGAACGCAGTATTCCGTCGGATGCATATACCATTCTTCGTCGTAAGAATGGAACGGAACAGACTGTAAATTATTCAGCCCGTATTCCATACGAGAAATGGATGAATGGTGCTGAACTGGAACTGTTGGCTGATGTCCGTGGTTGTGCCAATTGCCAAAAAGAAGAAAGCAGCGCCTTTGTGACCCGTGCCAATTTGGAGCGTTATGTGGTGAAACCTGCTGTGGCATTTGTTTCTCCTGCTGTCGAGGCTGTGAAGAATCGTGCTGAAGAAGGCCGTGCTTATTTGGATTTTCCGGTAAACCAGACCAGGATTTATCCTGATTATCGTCGTAATCCCTCTGAACTGGCAGCTATCAAGCGTACAGTGGATGTGGTGAAGAATGATGCCAATACTACCGTTACTGAAATAGATATCGTGGGTTATGCCTCTCCTGAGGGCAGATATGCGGCTAATGCGCGTCTGGCGCAAGGTCGTGCTGAAGCGTTAAAGAACTATGTAATGAGCGAGTATGGTTTTAAAGCAGATCTGTTCAAAGTGAATTCTGTGCCCGAAGACTGGGCTGGATTGCGTGAATATGTCACAAAGAATGCTTTACCGCTGAAAGATGAAATTTTGTCTATAATAGATAAGAATGAAAACGATTATGATGTGAAGGAGGGATGCATTAAAGCCTTGGATGGTGGAAAAGTATATGCCACGTTATTACAAGATTGCTATCCGGCTTTGCGTCACTCTGATTACACAGTGCGTTATGTAGTACGCGGATTCAATGTAGAGGAAGCGAAACAGATTATAAGAACCCGTCCCCAGCAGTTGAGCTTGCAGGAAATGTTCTTGGTTGCTCAGACATACGAAAAGGGAAGCAACGAGTTTAACGAAGTGTTCGATGTGGCAGTGCGCATGTTCCCTGATGACCCAACAGCGAATATAAACGCTGCCGCTATCGAACTCCAACGAGGTGACTTGCAACAGTCAGTCCGTTATTTGGATAAGGCTGATGCACAAGCGAGTGCGACGCTGAACAACAGAGGCGTGCTGAAACTGTTGCAAGGGGATCTCGACTCTGCCGAAAGTTATTTCAAACAGGCGCAGGCCAAAGGTTCTGTTGAAGCCGGTGCCAATTTGGAAGAAATGGTCAATAAACGTAAAGATGATGCAATCTTTGGAAAATAA
- a CDS encoding DUF3575 domain-containing protein, with product MVIRRFLFSWVCLLASSLFMYGQMAVKTNVAMDAVAIPNLGVEVGLSKKLTVDIPFYYNPWKYSDNKMLKLVMVQPELRYWLCDKFNGHFFGFHLMGGAYNTTGIDLPFSPFDDLKDLRYKGHFYGGGVSYGYQFVLGRHWNLGATIGLGYAYVRYKKYECEECGDMLKKSNKNYWGPTKAALNLIYIF from the coding sequence ATGGTAATACGAAGATTTTTATTTTCATGGGTGTGTCTGTTGGCTTCTTCCTTATTTATGTATGGACAGATGGCTGTTAAAACTAATGTGGCGATGGATGCTGTCGCCATACCAAACTTAGGAGTGGAAGTAGGGTTGAGTAAGAAGCTTACAGTGGATATTCCGTTTTATTATAATCCCTGGAAATACAGCGATAATAAAATGCTGAAACTGGTGATGGTACAGCCTGAGTTGCGCTATTGGCTTTGTGATAAGTTCAATGGTCATTTCTTCGGTTTCCATTTAATGGGAGGAGCATACAATACTACCGGTATTGATTTGCCGTTTTCTCCTTTCGATGATTTGAAAGACCTCCGTTATAAGGGACATTTTTATGGTGGCGGTGTCAGTTACGGTTATCAGTTCGTGCTGGGACGTCATTGGAATCTGGGCGCCACCATCGGCTTGGGTTATGCTTATGTGCGTTATAAGAAATATGAGTGTGAAGAATGTGGAGATATGTTGAAGAAATCCAACAAGAATTATTGGGGTCCTACTAAGGCTGCTCTGAATCTTATTTATATATTCTAA
- a CDS encoding DUF5033 domain-containing protein yields MKAMHLIIAMLVMMSLASCSADGNDPVENSVSTYLLEKTYGARSVTYKENNSDKLKLSELPAISLSEADHILSVLRKHTDAQEELDIRTATKGEQTWLRIVMKQTIDHKYAFTIQLNMNCYSDGSLYYGGYQAECSSSLIKWYLKGFSLATDNATKNYKFESQSYIYMKVIDNGIKYMQIPVTIKGNYNPRNHDAAFSYNL; encoded by the coding sequence ATGAAGGCAATGCATTTAATAATTGCCATGCTCGTCATGATGAGTTTGGCATCCTGCTCTGCAGATGGTAATGACCCCGTTGAAAACTCTGTTTCAACGTATCTCCTAGAAAAAACGTATGGAGCCAGAAGCGTTACATACAAAGAAAATAATTCTGACAAGTTAAAATTAAGTGAATTACCGGCTATCAGTCTTTCTGAGGCCGACCATATTCTATCTGTCCTACGAAAACATACTGATGCTCAAGAAGAACTTGATATTCGAACTGCTACCAAAGGAGAACAAACATGGCTGAGAATTGTAATGAAGCAAACAATAGATCATAAATATGCTTTCACTATCCAGCTGAATATGAACTGTTACAGTGACGGAAGCTTGTACTATGGCGGATATCAGGCGGAATGTTCTTCTTCTTTGATAAAATGGTATCTTAAAGGTTTTAGCCTGGCTACCGATAATGCCACAAAAAATTATAAATTCGAATCCCAAAGCTATATTTATATGAAAGTAATAGATAACGGAATCAAATATATGCAGATTCCTGTCACTATAAAAGGCAACTATAATCCCCGAAACCATGATGCTGCATTTTCCTACAATTTATGA
- a CDS encoding two-component regulator propeller domain-containing protein, whose product MKSLIITLLCSFCLSTTNAQSYFRQCGIQLLTKQNGLSNNTLTGIYQDKAGFLWLGTDVGLSRYDGIHFHNYNLIDKEPRALAHLYETSNNLLWSHIANLNQIACFDKMRGIYMPLISPTPEVLKDIQDICVLQDKLYALTSNVIVELKMEKNADEIRLTAQPLIDIKTKVLRLYNNEDILCALTVENQILLYNVSDKSSEHINGTDLGIVKADNIEKIHIYNNNVWICDQTEGIICYNTNTKTSRTLNDNSQSSFIQKDIRDIIQIDKTTFIIATWSSLSAIRFETDNYLQSPFHIIDLTQHDSYYTPILKNRITDIHFDKSNNVLWVGTFGRGLLKLNLKGNDINRILLNDEIRYVNGIAQDADGYIWLVTEKDGIYKSIENKIFPNLRFSLWEKSNKNNHYCLHKDRNGGLWFGDNKGNILWVNPTTGETVIHQLPPETADSAVTAAILKLYLNSQNHLWIATEKGIMVYNHQTHECIAAQPYTKEFKKITAICEDGDGTMWLGTEKGIHRANCKGKQIKFTGGYEKERNLTPGKVLALYLNNYNQLLISYTDKIIQIDGKEKTISSIMILQKDLPNGHISCMIDDKNGNTWLGSNAGFITLNNKNNASYTYALPESYYDVCRLNDGKLLWANSTGLLYFEPRTLKESSSNCQFHISDIDINYNKVEIGEKINGQVILDKPAYLIEHLSLDYNNNNLILYLSDLKYGTSPNTVKYRLLPTEEKWNTNYDDHIKLSNIPPGKYVLEIRSSYPLEENKQITRLSINVNRYWAATGWAIAAYILAIIIISLLTWMYFNRKLQKRQVYKAKEVKLKEKLEEETEIRKEEEKNHQLRDQIRYMLAQELRTPLSLITAPLKEMITNTAFPESFLQKAKMAYRNSISLQDICNQLLNIHQQESYSLKLNVAPYPASVIADTVVRASHELLNVSPINLHYDKDNKINTEIWIDRKKITFILSNILSNAYRHISYSGSIRFTVNTSIINGKDFCLFTIEDDGKEMIEESSVIFLGSDNYNPPSNRLHPELGIEIMKTTVLAHHGDIQITQEKNKGTRVVLYIPLGKQHLKNDENVCFIEPETIAEDPNKAMITAEDKRQQEIANSITAKPIDNPETKYKLLVVEDHADIRLYLKVLFSATYNIIMAENGEEGVRIARKEIPDLVITDVMMPIMNGFECCRILKEDLKTCHIPIILLTALTDDENIVKGIELGADDYILKPFNPEILRTKVKRLIKSRTELKQIYTKLLMPSITVNGSQEENTETIIIEDPFITQILNIVNENLQNPEFNVKKLAEMLNMSQPTLYRKVKQLTNFTIIELVRGVRLKCSAELLRSRKYNVQEVAEMVGYNDIPTFRKHFVDFYGTTPSTFNSKEDTEDKK is encoded by the coding sequence ATGAAATCTTTAATAATCACCTTATTATGTAGTTTTTGTCTATCAACTACTAATGCCCAAAGTTATTTCCGCCAGTGTGGTATCCAACTACTTACCAAACAAAACGGATTGAGCAACAATACATTGACTGGAATCTATCAGGATAAAGCCGGCTTTTTATGGTTAGGAACCGATGTTGGACTGAGCCGCTATGACGGAATACATTTTCATAATTACAATTTGATTGATAAAGAGCCACGTGCCTTAGCTCATTTATATGAAACATCAAACAATCTGCTATGGTCCCATATCGCCAATTTAAACCAAATAGCATGTTTTGACAAGATGCGTGGAATCTATATGCCACTTATCTCACCTACCCCTGAGGTATTGAAAGATATACAGGATATATGTGTACTGCAAGACAAATTATATGCCTTGACCTCCAATGTCATAGTAGAGTTAAAGATGGAGAAAAATGCAGATGAAATAAGACTGACCGCCCAACCGCTTATAGATATAAAAACAAAAGTCCTAAGACTTTATAATAACGAAGATATTTTATGCGCACTGACAGTAGAGAATCAAATCTTACTTTATAACGTTTCCGATAAAAGTAGCGAGCATATAAATGGAACCGATCTAGGTATTGTGAAAGCCGACAACATTGAGAAAATACATATATATAATAATAATGTGTGGATCTGTGACCAAACCGAAGGAATCATCTGTTATAATACAAACACTAAAACATCCCGCACACTGAATGACAACAGCCAGTCATCCTTCATTCAAAAAGATATACGCGATATTATCCAGATAGATAAAACCACATTCATTATAGCCACATGGAGTTCACTGTCAGCCATAAGATTTGAAACGGACAACTACCTCCAGTCGCCATTCCACATTATAGACCTGACCCAACATGATTCTTACTATACCCCTATCCTCAAAAACAGAATTACCGACATCCATTTTGACAAATCCAACAATGTGCTTTGGGTAGGAACTTTCGGCAGAGGATTACTGAAACTGAATCTCAAAGGAAACGATATCAACCGTATCCTGTTGAACGATGAAATAAGATATGTGAATGGTATAGCACAAGATGCCGATGGATACATCTGGCTGGTCACCGAAAAAGATGGCATATATAAAAGTATAGAAAATAAGATCTTCCCCAATCTGCGCTTTTCCTTATGGGAGAAAAGTAACAAGAATAATCATTATTGCCTGCACAAAGATCGAAATGGAGGACTATGGTTCGGCGATAACAAAGGAAACATTCTTTGGGTAAATCCTACTACTGGTGAAACAGTGATTCACCAACTACCCCCCGAAACAGCAGACTCTGCTGTAACTGCTGCTATCTTGAAACTATATCTAAACTCACAAAACCATTTATGGATTGCCACCGAAAAAGGAATAATGGTCTATAACCATCAGACACACGAATGTATAGCAGCACAACCTTATACGAAAGAATTCAAAAAAATAACCGCTATATGCGAAGATGGAGATGGAACCATGTGGCTGGGTACTGAAAAAGGGATACACCGTGCCAACTGTAAAGGGAAACAAATAAAATTCACTGGTGGTTATGAAAAGGAAAGAAACCTGACACCCGGAAAAGTATTAGCACTTTATCTGAACAACTATAACCAACTGCTTATCTCGTACACTGATAAAATTATCCAAATAGACGGAAAAGAGAAAACCATATCCTCTATCATGATCTTACAAAAAGACTTGCCTAACGGACACATAAGCTGTATGATAGATGATAAGAACGGAAATACCTGGCTGGGAAGCAATGCTGGTTTTATCACATTGAATAACAAGAACAATGCATCATATACCTACGCATTACCGGAAAGTTATTACGATGTATGTCGGCTGAATGACGGGAAATTGCTATGGGCGAACTCTACAGGATTACTCTATTTTGAACCGCGCACTTTAAAAGAAAGTTCAAGTAACTGCCAATTCCATATCTCCGATATAGATATTAATTACAATAAAGTAGAAATAGGAGAAAAAATAAACGGACAAGTCATTCTGGACAAACCTGCGTACCTGATAGAACATTTATCTTTAGACTACAATAACAACAACCTGATTCTCTATTTAAGTGATCTGAAATACGGAACCTCGCCCAACACAGTGAAATATCGCCTGTTACCCACAGAAGAAAAATGGAATACGAATTATGACGATCATATAAAACTCAGCAATATCCCTCCTGGGAAATATGTACTGGAAATACGCTCGTCTTATCCGTTGGAAGAAAATAAACAAATAACCCGGTTATCTATCAATGTAAATAGATATTGGGCTGCAACCGGATGGGCCATCGCCGCATACATCCTGGCTATTATCATTATTTCTTTGCTTACATGGATGTACTTTAACCGGAAATTACAGAAACGGCAAGTTTACAAGGCCAAAGAAGTGAAACTGAAAGAAAAGCTGGAAGAAGAAACGGAAATAAGAAAAGAAGAAGAGAAAAACCATCAATTGCGTGACCAAATCAGATATATGCTGGCACAGGAATTACGCACCCCGTTATCACTCATCACCGCTCCGTTAAAAGAAATGATTACTAATACGGCCTTCCCGGAATCATTCCTGCAAAAAGCAAAAATGGCCTATCGGAATTCAATCAGCCTGCAAGACATTTGTAACCAGCTATTGAATATTCATCAGCAAGAAAGTTACAGTCTTAAATTGAATGTGGCCCCCTATCCCGCCAGCGTGATAGCCGACACTGTAGTTCGTGCCTCTCACGAGCTACTGAACGTCAGTCCCATTAACCTGCATTATGACAAAGACAACAAAATAAATACAGAAATATGGATTGACCGGAAAAAGATAACCTTTATTCTAAGTAATATATTATCCAATGCCTATCGGCATATCTCGTATTCCGGTTCCATCCGTTTTACTGTAAACACCAGTATTATCAACGGAAAGGATTTCTGCCTTTTTACTATAGAGGATGACGGGAAAGAAATGATAGAAGAGTCCTCTGTTATCTTCCTTGGATCGGATAATTACAACCCTCCAAGCAACCGGCTACACCCCGAATTAGGCATTGAAATTATGAAAACGACAGTACTCGCCCACCACGGTGATATCCAGATCACTCAAGAAAAAAACAAAGGAACCCGAGTTGTCCTTTATATCCCTCTAGGTAAGCAACATTTGAAAAATGATGAAAACGTATGTTTCATCGAACCCGAAACAATAGCGGAAGATCCAAATAAAGCAATGATTACCGCAGAGGATAAGAGACAACAGGAAATAGCAAACAGCATAACTGCCAAACCTATTGACAACCCCGAAACCAAATACAAACTACTGGTTGTTGAAGACCATGCAGATATCCGCCTCTATCTGAAAGTATTATTCTCTGCTACCTATAATATTATTATGGCGGAAAATGGGGAAGAAGGAGTAAGAATAGCGCGTAAAGAAATACCGGATCTTGTAATAACGGATGTCATGATGCCTATCATGAACGGTTTTGAATGTTGCCGTATCCTAAAAGAAGATCTAAAAACTTGCCATATCCCTATTATTCTACTGACAGCTTTGACAGATGACGAAAATATAGTGAAAGGAATAGAATTAGGAGCTGATGACTATATTCTGAAGCCGTTCAATCCGGAGATTCTCCGCACCAAAGTAAAACGTTTAATAAAAAGCCGGACTGAACTGAAACAGATTTATACCAAACTACTAATGCCTTCCATCACCGTCAACGGCTCGCAAGAAGAAAATACGGAAACAATCATCATAGAAGACCCGTTCATCACACAAATTCTGAATATTGTAAATGAGAACCTGCAAAATCCGGAATTCAATGTGAAAAAACTGGCCGAAATGCTGAATATGAGTCAACCTACCCTTTACAGGAAAGTAAAACAACTCACTAATTTCACTATCATAGAATTAGTAAGAGGAGTCCGGTTAAAATGCTCTGCCGAATTACTGAGAAGCCGCAAATACAATGTTCAGGAGGTGGCCGAAATGGTTGGTTATAATGACATCCCCACTTTCAGAAAGCACTTTGTCGATTTCTATGGCACTACTCCCTCCACATTTAATAGTAAAGAAGATACGGAAGATAAAAAATAA
- the typA gene encoding translational GTPase TypA, translating into MQDIRNIAIIAHVDHGKTTLVDKMMLAGHLFRNDQTNGELVLDNNDLERERGITILSKNVSINYKGTKINIIDTPGHADFGGEVERVLNMADGCILLVDAFEGPMPQTRFVLQKALQIGLKPVVVVNKVDKPNCRPEEVYEMVFDLMFSLNATEDQLDFPVIYGSAKNNWMSTDWKTPTENLVPLLDAIIEHIPAPKQLEGTPQMLITSLDYSAYTGRIAVGRVHRGTLKEGMNITLAKRDGSLIKSKIKELHTFEGLGRKKTDAVSSGDICAVVGVEGFEIGDTICDFENPEPLPPIAIDEPTMSMLFTINDSPFFGKEGKFVTSRHIQDRLTKELDKNLALRVRKSELEDGKWIVSGRGVLHLSVLIETMRREGYELQVGQPQVIFKEIDGVKCEPIEELTISVPEEYSSKMIDMVTRRKGDLVSMETQGDRVNIEFDMPSRGIIGLRTNVLTASAGEAIMAHRFKCYQPYKGEIERRSNGSMIAMESGTAFAYAIDKLQDRGKFFIYPQDEVYAGQVVGEHVHENDLVINVTKSKKLTNMRASGSDDKARIIPPVVFSLEEALEYIKEDEYVEVTPKSMRMRKVILDETERKRANKS; encoded by the coding sequence ATGCAAGACATTAGAAACATTGCGATCATCGCCCACGTAGACCACGGAAAAACAACACTGGTGGACAAGATGATGCTGGCGGGACATTTGTTCCGCAACGACCAGACAAATGGTGAACTGGTATTGGATAATAATGACTTGGAACGCGAAAGAGGGATAACTATCCTTTCAAAGAACGTTTCAATTAACTACAAAGGAACAAAAATCAATATTATTGATACTCCGGGACACGCCGACTTCGGTGGCGAAGTAGAACGTGTACTCAATATGGCTGATGGATGTATCTTATTGGTAGATGCATTCGAAGGCCCGATGCCGCAGACACGCTTCGTATTGCAAAAGGCGTTACAGATCGGTTTGAAACCTGTAGTTGTTGTGAACAAGGTGGATAAACCCAACTGCCGTCCGGAAGAAGTATACGAAATGGTATTCGACTTGATGTTCAGCCTGAATGCTACAGAAGATCAGTTGGACTTCCCCGTTATTTATGGTTCTGCCAAAAATAATTGGATGAGTACTGACTGGAAGACCCCAACAGAAAATCTGGTTCCGTTGTTGGATGCTATTATTGAGCACATTCCAGCACCGAAACAGCTAGAGGGAACTCCTCAAATGTTAATCACCTCTTTAGACTATTCAGCATATACAGGTCGTATAGCTGTGGGACGTGTACATCGTGGTACCCTGAAAGAAGGTATGAATATTACACTGGCAAAGCGTGATGGCAGTCTGATAAAGTCTAAAATCAAAGAACTACATACTTTTGAAGGCTTAGGACGTAAAAAGACAGATGCCGTTTCATCGGGAGATATCTGTGCTGTAGTAGGTGTAGAAGGCTTCGAAATTGGTGATACCATCTGCGATTTCGAAAATCCGGAACCATTGCCCCCCATCGCCATTGACGAACCGACCATGAGCATGTTATTCACTATCAACGATTCTCCTTTCTTCGGCAAAGAAGGTAAGTTTGTGACTTCACGCCACATCCAAGATCGCTTGACCAAAGAACTAGATAAGAACCTGGCATTGCGTGTACGCAAAAGCGAACTGGAAGACGGTAAATGGATTGTATCAGGACGTGGTGTACTTCATCTTTCTGTACTGATTGAAACCATGCGCCGCGAAGGATACGAATTACAAGTAGGACAGCCTCAGGTTATTTTCAAAGAAATAGACGGAGTAAAATGCGAACCTATCGAAGAATTAACGATCAGTGTGCCCGAAGAATATTCCAGTAAAATGATCGATATGGTAACCCGCCGTAAGGGTGATTTGGTTTCTATGGAAACACAGGGTGACCGCGTAAACATTGAGTTTGATATGCCTTCGCGCGGTATTATCGGTCTTCGCACCAATGTACTGACTGCATCGGCCGGAGAAGCGATCATGGCCCACCGCTTTAAATGTTACCAACCATACAAAGGTGAGATAGAACGTCGCAGCAACGGTTCTATGATTGCTATGGAAAGCGGAACAGCTTTTGCATACGCTATTGACAAATTACAGGATCGTGGCAAATTTTTCATTTATCCGCAAGACGAAGTATATGCCGGCCAAGTGGTAGGTGAACATGTTCATGAAAACGACTTGGTGATCAATGTAACTAAATCGAAAAAGCTTACCAATATGCGCGCATCAGGTTCTGATGACAAGGCACGCATCATTCCTCCGGTAGTATTCTCGTTGGAAGAAGCATTAGAATACATTAAGGAAGATGAATATGTAGAAGTTACTCCAAAGAGTATGCGTATGCGTAAAGTGATTCTTGACGAAACAGAACGCAAGAGAGCCAACAAAAGCTAA
- a CDS encoding nitroreductase family protein, translating into MKLFRLMLVGAGMFVLCSCTSQGSRQKEVVADSVSVSQVNPVVETIMSRRSIRKYKPEAVEREKMQTIVECGINAPNGMNKQSWEVRVVDNPEFINGLTEIFKKENPKAAERPGFKNMFNNAPTVVFIANDPAYDMSQIDCGLLGENMILSAWSMGIGSCCLGGPVRFMKSPAAAEYMKKLGFSEGYELLYAIAFGYPDEMPAAKPREVSKVKFVD; encoded by the coding sequence ATGAAATTATTTAGATTAATGTTAGTTGGTGCAGGCATGTTCGTATTATGCAGCTGTACATCGCAAGGCTCCCGACAGAAGGAAGTTGTTGCGGATAGTGTTTCCGTGAGCCAGGTAAACCCTGTGGTAGAAACTATTATGAGTCGCCGTAGTATACGGAAGTATAAGCCCGAGGCTGTGGAGCGTGAAAAGATGCAGACTATAGTAGAATGTGGAATCAATGCACCTAATGGAATGAATAAACAGTCATGGGAGGTTCGTGTAGTAGATAATCCGGAATTTATCAATGGTTTGACTGAAATATTCAAAAAAGAAAATCCCAAAGCGGCAGAACGTCCGGGATTTAAGAATATGTTCAATAATGCTCCTACAGTAGTGTTTATTGCTAACGATCCTGCATATGATATGTCACAGATCGATTGTGGTTTGTTGGGTGAGAATATGATTTTGTCTGCCTGGTCAATGGGAATAGGTTCCTGTTGTTTGGGAGGACCTGTGCGTTTCATGAAATCACCTGCAGCTGCGGAATATATGAAAAAGTTGGGATTCAGTGAAGGGTATGAGTTGCTTTATGCGATTGCTTTCGGTTATCCCGATGAAATGCCGGCTGCTAAACCTAGAGAGGTTAGTAAAGTGAAGTTTGTAGATTAG
- the pckA gene encoding phosphoenolpyruvate carboxykinase (ATP) has translation MANLDLSKYGITDVKEVLHNPSYDVLFAEETKPGLEGFEKGQVTELGAVNVMTGVYTGRSPKDKFFVKNEASENSVWWTSDEYKNDNKPCTEEAWADLKAKAVKQLSGKRLFVVDTFCGANAATRMKVRFIMEVAWQAHFVTNMFIRPTAEELEAYGEPDFVCFNASKAKVDNYKELGLNSETATVFNLKTKEQVILNTWYGGEMKKGMFSIMNYMNPLRGIASMHCSANTNMEGTSSAIFFGLSGTGKTTLSTDPKRKLIGDDEHGWDDEGVFNYEGGCYAKVINLDKESEPDIYAAIKRDALLENVTVDANGKIDFADKSVTENTRVSYPIYHIENIVKPISKGPHAQQVIFLSADAFGVLPPVSILNPEQAQYYFLSGFTAKLAGTERGITEPTPTFSACFGAAFLSLHPTKYAEELVKKMEKTGAKAYLVNTGWNGTGKRISIRDTRGIIDAILDGSIDKAPTKVIPYFDFVVPTELPGVDPKILDPRDTYADAAQWDEKAKDLAGRFIKNFAKFTGNEAGKKLVAAGPKL, from the coding sequence ATGGCAAATTTAGATTTAAGCAAGTACGGTATTACCGACGTGAAGGAAGTTCTCCACAATCCTTCTTATGATGTGCTTTTCGCTGAAGAAACTAAACCGGGATTGGAAGGTTTCGAAAAAGGACAGGTTACTGAACTGGGTGCTGTAAACGTAATGACTGGTGTTTACACAGGTCGTTCTCCTAAAGATAAATTCTTCGTTAAGAATGAAGCTTCTGAAAATTCAGTATGGTGGACTTCTGACGAATATAAAAATGATAACAAACCTTGTACAGAAGAAGCTTGGGCTGATTTGAAAGCTAAAGCTGTAAAACAATTGAGCGGCAAGCGTTTGTTCGTTGTTGATACTTTCTGCGGTGCTAACGCTGCAACTCGTATGAAAGTACGTTTCATTATGGAAGTAGCTTGGCAGGCTCACTTCGTAACTAACATGTTCATCCGTCCTACTGCTGAAGAACTGGAAGCTTATGGAGAACCTGATTTTGTATGTTTCAACGCTTCTAAAGCAAAAGTTGACAACTATAAAGAACTGGGCTTGAACTCTGAAACAGCTACTGTTTTCAACTTGAAGACTAAAGAACAAGTTATCCTGAATACTTGGTACGGTGGTGAAATGAAGAAAGGTATGTTCTCTATCATGAACTACATGAACCCGCTTCGTGGTATCGCTTCTATGCACTGCTCTGCTAATACAAATATGGAAGGAACTAGCTCAGCTATTTTCTTCGGTTTGTCTGGTACAGGTAAGACTACTTTGTCTACTGATCCGAAACGTAAGTTGATCGGTGACGATGAACACGGATGGGATGACGAAGGTGTATTCAACTACGAAGGTGGTTGCTATGCTAAAGTTATCAACTTGGATAAGGAAAGCGAACCCGATATCTACGCTGCTATCAAACGTGACGCTTTGCTTGAAAACGTAACAGTTGATGCTAACGGTAAGATTGATTTCGCTGATAAGAGCGTAACAGAAAATACTCGTGTTTCTTATCCTATCTATCATATCGAAAACATTGTTAAACCTATCTCTAAAGGTCCTCACGCTCAACAAGTTATTTTCTTGTCAGCTGATGCATTCGGTGTATTGCCTCCGGTATCTATCTTGAATCCTGAACAGGCTCAGTATTACTTCTTGTCTGGATTTACAGCTAAATTGGCTGGTACAGAACGTGGTATCACTGAACCGACTCCGACATTCTCTGCTTGCTTCGGTGCTGCTTTCTTGTCATTGCATCCTACTAAGTATGCTGAAGAATTGGTTAAGAAGATGGAAAAGACTGGTGCTAAAGCATACTTGGTTAACACTGGTTGGAACGGTACTGGTAAACGTATCTCTATCCGTGATACTCGTGGTATCATTGATGCTATTCTGGATGGTTCTATTGATAAGGCTCCTACTAAGGTTATTCCTTACTTCGATTTCGTTGTTCCTACAGAATTGCCGGGTGTTGATCCGAAGATCCTTGATCCTCGTGATACTTATGCTGACGCTGCTCAGTGGGATGAAAAAGCTAAAGATTTGGCTGGTCGCTTCATTAAGAACTTTGCTAAGTTTACTGGTAACGAAGCAGGTAAGAAATTGGTTGCTGCTGGTCCGAAGTTGTAA